From the genome of Rathayibacter sp. VKM Ac-2759, one region includes:
- the guaA gene encoding glutamine-hydrolyzing GMP synthase encodes MSEKQPGPEAALPHLAAQPVLVVDFGAQYAQLIARRVREANVYSEIVPSNTTAAEIAAKSPVGIILSGGPSSVYEEGAPQLDPAIFDLGVPVLGICYGFQVMAKTLGGEVANTGLREYGATDAALSQEGGVLLGDQPADQTVWMSHGDSVAKAPEGFEVLASTTSTPVAAFGSDERRLYGVQWHPEVKHSAYGQAVIENFLHRAAGIPADWNSSNVIDDQVALIREQVGSGRVICGLSGGVDSAVAAAIVHRAVGDQLTCVFVDHGLLRKDERRQVEEDYVAATGVRLVTVDAREQFLDALAGVSDPEQKRKIIGREFIRSFEGAAEALVLEAQGDGASIDFLVQGTLYPDVVESGGGTGTANIKSHHNVGGLPEDLQFALVEPLRTLFKDEVRAIGRELGLPEAIVGRQPFPGPGLGIRIVGEVTQERLDLLQEADAIVRAELTAAGLDNEIWQCPVVLLADVRSVGVQGDGRTYGHPIVLRPVSSEDAMTADWTRLPYDLLARISNRITNEVSGVNRVVLDVTSKPPGTIEWE; translated from the coding sequence ATCAGTGAGAAGCAGCCCGGCCCCGAGGCGGCGCTCCCGCACCTCGCCGCCCAGCCCGTCCTCGTCGTCGACTTCGGCGCCCAGTACGCCCAGCTGATCGCGCGGCGCGTCCGTGAGGCCAACGTCTACTCCGAGATCGTGCCCTCGAACACGACGGCCGCCGAGATCGCGGCCAAGTCGCCGGTCGGCATCATCCTCTCGGGAGGCCCCTCCAGCGTCTACGAGGAGGGGGCCCCGCAGCTCGACCCCGCGATCTTCGATCTCGGCGTGCCCGTCCTGGGCATCTGCTACGGCTTCCAGGTGATGGCCAAGACGCTCGGCGGCGAGGTGGCCAACACCGGGCTCCGCGAGTACGGGGCCACGGATGCGGCGCTGTCGCAGGAGGGCGGCGTGCTCCTCGGCGACCAGCCCGCCGACCAGACCGTGTGGATGAGCCACGGCGACTCGGTCGCGAAGGCTCCCGAGGGCTTCGAGGTCCTCGCCTCGACCACCTCGACCCCCGTCGCGGCGTTCGGCAGCGACGAGCGGCGCCTGTACGGCGTGCAGTGGCACCCCGAGGTCAAGCACTCCGCGTACGGCCAGGCCGTCATCGAGAACTTCCTGCACCGCGCCGCGGGCATCCCGGCCGACTGGAACTCGTCGAACGTCATCGACGACCAGGTCGCGCTGATCCGCGAGCAGGTCGGCTCGGGCCGCGTCATCTGCGGTCTCTCCGGAGGCGTGGACTCGGCCGTCGCCGCCGCCATCGTGCACCGCGCGGTCGGCGACCAGCTGACCTGCGTCTTCGTCGACCACGGACTCCTCCGCAAGGACGAGCGCCGCCAGGTCGAGGAGGACTACGTCGCCGCGACGGGCGTCCGCCTCGTCACCGTCGACGCGCGCGAGCAGTTCCTCGACGCCCTCGCCGGCGTCAGCGACCCGGAGCAGAAGCGCAAGATCATCGGCCGCGAGTTCATCCGCAGCTTCGAGGGCGCCGCCGAGGCGCTCGTCCTCGAGGCACAGGGCGACGGAGCGTCGATCGACTTCCTCGTGCAGGGCACGCTCTACCCCGACGTGGTCGAGTCGGGAGGGGGCACCGGCACGGCGAACATCAAGTCGCACCACAACGTCGGCGGCCTGCCGGAGGACCTGCAGTTCGCGCTCGTCGAGCCGCTGCGCACCCTGTTCAAGGACGAGGTCCGCGCCATCGGCCGCGAGCTGGGACTCCCCGAGGCGATCGTCGGCCGCCAGCCGTTCCCCGGCCCCGGCCTCGGCATCCGCATCGTCGGCGAGGTCACCCAGGAGCGGCTCGACCTGCTCCAGGAGGCCGACGCGATCGTCCGCGCCGAGCTGACCGCCGCGGGCCTCGACAACGAGATCTGGCAGTGCCCTGTCGTGCTGCTGGCCGACGTGCGCTCGGTGGGCGTGCAGGGCGACGGCCGCACCTACGGCCACCCCATCGTGCTGCGCCCCGTCTCCTCCGAGGACGCGATGACCGCCGACTGGACGCGACTGCCCTACGACCTGCTGGCCCGCATCTCGAACCGGATCACGAACGAGGTGAGCGGCGTGAACCGCGTCGTGCTGGACGTCACGTCCAAGCCCCCGGGCACCATCGAGTGGGAGTGA
- a CDS encoding DUF3817 domain-containing protein, whose product MPLEPKPAQFPAIRSALRFYRVTSIITGVMLLLLCAEMLLKYVFHLELFAFGQQGVLHFAPMYEVPGGEFESSGTGANVSTGILIAHGWFYVVYLFSDFRLWSLMRWPFSRFILIALGGVIPTLSFFVEGRIAREVEQYLARRSADPTTPQTPTDSVEAPHQ is encoded by the coding sequence ATGCCCCTCGAGCCCAAGCCCGCGCAGTTCCCTGCGATCCGGAGCGCGCTGCGCTTCTACCGGGTGACCTCGATCATCACGGGCGTCATGCTGCTCCTGCTCTGCGCCGAGATGCTGCTGAAGTACGTGTTCCACCTCGAGCTGTTCGCGTTCGGCCAGCAGGGCGTGCTGCACTTCGCACCGATGTACGAGGTGCCCGGAGGCGAGTTCGAGTCGAGCGGCACGGGCGCGAACGTGTCCACCGGCATCCTCATCGCGCACGGCTGGTTCTACGTCGTGTACCTCTTCTCGGACTTCCGCCTGTGGAGCCTGATGCGCTGGCCGTTCAGCCGCTTCATCCTGATCGCGCTCGGCGGTGTGATCCCCACCCTCTCCTTCTTCGTCGAGGGCCGCATCGCTCGCGAGGTCGAGCAGTACCTCGCCCGCCGCAGCGCCGATCCGACGACCCCCCAGACCCCGACCGACTCCGTGGAGGCCCCCCATCAGTGA
- a CDS encoding SURF1 family cytochrome oxidase biogenesis protein encodes MTQSTVWQVARRPRWIGALLLALVIAALFAALGQWQIGRAVDAAAPDSGVSETVLPLDEVAAPSAPISATADGQRVAASSTLVPGGAEVLGGRLNGGDEGWWVIARTRTDSADLVVAYGWTPDEGTAREVAERLNSGSETVPSSFEGRLVANEAAEAPAEGADPLTLTALSIPALINRWPDPPEDVYQGYVVVDQPVEGLEAIDSPARQTDVSLNWLNVFYAVEWVVFAGFALYLWYRLVRDAWERETEEALDAEALARATAPSAAS; translated from the coding sequence ATGACGCAGAGCACGGTCTGGCAGGTCGCGCGGCGTCCGCGCTGGATCGGCGCACTGCTGCTCGCGCTCGTGATCGCCGCCCTCTTCGCCGCGCTCGGCCAGTGGCAGATCGGGCGCGCGGTCGACGCCGCGGCGCCCGACTCCGGTGTCTCCGAGACGGTGCTGCCGCTCGACGAGGTCGCGGCGCCCTCCGCTCCGATCTCCGCCACCGCCGACGGCCAGCGCGTGGCGGCCTCCTCCACTCTCGTCCCGGGCGGCGCCGAGGTGCTCGGCGGACGCCTGAACGGCGGCGACGAGGGCTGGTGGGTGATCGCGCGCACGCGCACCGACTCCGCGGATCTCGTGGTCGCCTACGGCTGGACGCCGGACGAGGGCACCGCCCGCGAGGTCGCCGAGCGCCTGAACAGCGGGAGCGAGACGGTTCCGTCGTCGTTCGAGGGCCGGCTGGTCGCGAACGAGGCGGCGGAGGCGCCGGCCGAGGGCGCGGATCCGCTGACCCTCACCGCGCTCTCGATCCCCGCCCTGATCAACCGCTGGCCCGACCCTCCCGAGGACGTCTACCAGGGCTACGTCGTCGTCGACCAGCCGGTCGAGGGGCTCGAGGCCATCGACTCGCCGGCGCGGCAGACCGACGTCTCGCTCAACTGGCTCAACGTCTTCTACGCCGTCGAGTGGGTGGTCTTCGCCGGCTTCGCGCTCTACCTCTGGTACCGCCTCGTGCGCGACGCGTGGGAGCGCGAGACCGAGGAGGCCCTCGACGCCGAGGCGCTCGCCCGGGCCACCGCCCCCTCCGCCGCGTCGTAA
- a CDS encoding cation:proton antiporter, with amino-acid sequence MHHGEDLIVLGILFVVAYVLGRLGRTIGLPAIPIYMVVGLLASPNFHWFPLDFDSTYIELTAVFGLILLLFNLGLEFDQDEFFGNAGRLILSGGTYIGVNMAAGLGFGFLLGWGSQEALVVAGITATSSSAIVTKLLIELKRLANPETPMILGVTVVEDIFIAVYLAIVSVVLSGETEPWPVVLKLLIAFAFLVVMFTIARWGGRVVSRLFRTRDDELFTILFFGLALLFGGIGEVLGVTDAIGAFLIGLVIGATRFRSRVEHIAIPLRDVFGAFFFVNFGLGLDPSAFPAVVVPVIAAAVMTIVLNLGAGQFVAWLNKLGPRAGLNAAFILHNRGEFALILATLSLSAGLDERIQPFAGLYVLIMAIVGPILASRSESIGLLLSRRRHRPAPAARTTMADEEFALVEAAMGAPAPQEGTDTSGVATTPVPVRPIERDELDDEFPDPMRQALIDQAMQQSDGGEPIRPRRPVEPDY; translated from the coding sequence ATGCACCACGGCGAAGACCTCATCGTCCTGGGCATCCTGTTCGTCGTCGCCTACGTCCTCGGCCGCCTGGGGCGGACGATCGGGCTCCCGGCGATCCCCATCTACATGGTCGTCGGCCTCCTCGCGAGCCCGAACTTCCACTGGTTCCCGCTCGACTTCGACTCCACCTACATCGAGCTGACGGCCGTCTTCGGTCTGATCCTGCTGCTTTTCAACCTCGGACTCGAGTTCGACCAGGACGAGTTCTTCGGCAACGCCGGGCGGCTCATCCTCTCCGGCGGCACCTACATCGGCGTCAACATGGCGGCCGGGCTCGGCTTCGGGTTCCTGCTGGGCTGGGGGAGTCAGGAGGCGCTCGTCGTCGCCGGCATCACCGCGACGAGCTCCAGTGCCATCGTCACCAAGCTGCTGATCGAGCTCAAGCGGCTGGCCAACCCCGAGACTCCGATGATCCTGGGCGTCACCGTCGTCGAGGACATCTTCATCGCGGTCTACCTCGCGATCGTGTCGGTCGTGCTCTCGGGCGAGACCGAGCCGTGGCCGGTCGTCCTCAAGCTGCTGATCGCGTTCGCGTTCCTGGTCGTGATGTTCACGATCGCGCGCTGGGGCGGGCGCGTCGTCTCGAGGCTGTTCCGCACCCGTGACGACGAGCTGTTCACCATCCTCTTCTTCGGCCTCGCCCTGCTCTTCGGCGGCATCGGCGAGGTGCTCGGCGTCACCGACGCGATCGGCGCGTTCCTGATCGGGCTGGTGATCGGAGCCACGCGGTTCCGCTCGCGCGTCGAGCACATCGCCATCCCGCTCCGCGACGTGTTCGGCGCGTTCTTCTTCGTGAACTTCGGCCTCGGCCTCGACCCGAGCGCGTTCCCGGCCGTCGTCGTGCCGGTGATCGCCGCCGCCGTCATGACCATCGTGCTCAACCTCGGCGCCGGTCAGTTCGTCGCCTGGCTCAACAAGCTCGGTCCGCGCGCCGGGCTGAACGCGGCGTTCATCCTGCACAACCGGGGCGAGTTCGCGCTGATCCTGGCGACGCTGTCGCTCTCGGCGGGCCTCGACGAGCGGATCCAGCCGTTCGCCGGCCTCTACGTGCTGATCATGGCGATCGTCGGGCCGATCCTCGCGTCGCGGTCGGAGAGCATCGGACTCCTCCTGTCGCGGCGCCGTCACCGGCCGGCACCGGCCGCACGCACGACGATGGCGGACGAGGAGTTCGCGCTCGTCGAGGCGGCGATGGGCGCGCCGGCTCCGCAGGAGGGCACCGACACCTCCGGCGTCGCGACCACCCCGGTCCCGGTGAGGCCGATCGAGCGGGACGAGCTCGACGACGAGTTCCCCGACCCGATGCGCCAGGCCCTCATCGACCAGGCGATGCAGCAGTCCGACGGAGGCGAGCCGATCCGTCCGCGCCGCCCCGTCGAACCCGACTACTGA